One window from the genome of Armatimonadota bacterium encodes:
- a CDS encoding CFI-box-CTERM domain-containing protein: MDETTRNCPSCGRPNGIDDTACMFCGQELSGRFRPAEPFTGYPPPFSDTATIEPPATAEAPPEKLPAAEHVEVPEPAPQSIEAAPEPEQPADEVRPAEPPSFVFPSVSRPEDAGAFGASTADAPLAGLDLPQEVFAAIYGLTKANMRIPAISMLRQHSDLSLTDATDRIDRLGILLGVRQKQCYIATACYGDADHPDVESLRRFRDEVLLRTVWGRAFVRVYYVLSPRIAERLGRHALPAAILRRAVLEPLVRGLHTRSATRR; the protein is encoded by the coding sequence ATGGACGAAACGACCAGGAATTGCCCGTCTTGCGGGAGACCCAATGGCATTGACGATACCGCCTGCATGTTTTGCGGGCAGGAACTGTCGGGCCGCTTTCGCCCCGCGGAGCCGTTCACCGGGTACCCGCCGCCTTTCAGCGACACCGCAACCATTGAGCCGCCCGCGACCGCCGAGGCGCCGCCCGAAAAGCTTCCCGCGGCCGAGCATGTAGAAGTGCCGGAGCCGGCCCCGCAGTCTATCGAAGCCGCCCCGGAGCCCGAACAACCCGCCGACGAAGTGCGCCCGGCGGAGCCCCCGTCCTTTGTGTTCCCATCCGTATCGAGACCGGAGGACGCCGGCGCCTTCGGGGCTTCGACTGCGGATGCGCCCCTGGCCGGGCTGGATCTGCCTCAGGAAGTGTTTGCGGCGATCTACGGATTGACGAAAGCCAATATGAGGATCCCGGCCATATCGATGCTTCGCCAGCACTCGGACCTTAGCCTGACCGATGCGACGGACAGGATCGACAGGCTTGGAATCCTGCTGGGCGTACGCCAGAAGCAGTGCTACATTGCCACCGCGTGCTACGGCGACGCCGATCACCCGGACGTGGAATCACTGCGGCGGTTTCGCGACGAGGTTCTGCTGCGCACCGTCTGGGGGAGGGCATTCGTGCGGGTGTACTACGTCCTGTCGCCACGGATCGCGGAGAGGCTGGGGCGCCACGCGCTTCCGGCCGCCATATTGCGCCGGGCTGTGCTGGAGCCGCTTGTGCGCGGGCTTCACACGCGCTCCGCGACACGCCGCTAG
- a CDS encoding diacylglycerol kinase encodes MPRPTKTTLFSFKHAIEGIIHVFRTQKHMRFHFIMAAVIVTLGAMMRLDREHWFLLYFAMALVFLTEMLNTAIEATVDLITDSYHPLAKIAKDIAAGAVLVATVLAIIVAFLVFFNPDNYQRLFEISLIDQREDPIQVGVSGFALLFLLTIISKTLGNKGTFLSGGVVSGHSALGFYLSTSILFVSNQLPTAFLAMCIAALVAQSRVQARIHTTQEVVWGAFLGISVPTVLYRLLPWIVARIAGLHLGGT; translated from the coding sequence ATGCCCCGACCAACCAAGACAACCTTGTTCTCCTTCAAGCACGCGATTGAAGGGATAATTCACGTCTTCCGCACCCAGAAACACATGCGGTTCCATTTCATCATGGCCGCCGTCATCGTGACGCTGGGGGCGATGATGCGGCTCGACCGGGAGCACTGGTTCCTGCTCTATTTCGCAATGGCGCTGGTCTTCCTCACCGAGATGCTCAACACCGCCATCGAGGCCACCGTCGATCTCATCACGGATTCCTATCACCCTCTGGCCAAGATCGCGAAGGACATCGCCGCCGGCGCCGTTCTAGTCGCCACCGTCCTGGCGATCATAGTGGCCTTCCTGGTGTTCTTCAACCCGGACAACTACCAGCGACTTTTCGAGATTTCGCTCATCGACCAGCGGGAGGATCCGATCCAGGTGGGTGTGAGCGGTTTCGCTCTGCTCTTTCTGCTGACCATCATCAGCAAAACGCTTGGCAACAAGGGCACCTTCCTCAGCGGCGGCGTGGTGAGCGGACACAGCGCCCTGGGGTTCTACCTGTCCACCAGCATCCTCTTCGTGAGCAACCAGCTGCCCACGGCGTTCCTCGCGATGTGCATCGCGGCGCTAGTGGCGCAGAGCCGCGTTCAGGCGCGCATCCACACCACGCAGGAAGTTGTCTGGGGCGCCTTCCTTGGCATCTCCGTGCCGACGGTCCTGTACCGCCTTCTCCCGTGGATCGTCGCCCGCATCGCCGGGCTTCATTTGGGCGGAACCTGA
- the ybeY gene encoding rRNA maturation RNase YbeY, with protein sequence MEITVRKTRPARLPRRRLTALTANLLRTEGWPDEAEVDLWLCTDDEIQTLNRDYRKLDKPTDVLSFPQYEPGERPAPGMPVHLGDVVISVDTAQRQADERGQSLGAEITWLFLHSVLHLIGYDDDTEEGLELMIAKATTLTKIS encoded by the coding sequence ATGGAGATCACGGTACGAAAGACGCGCCCGGCGAGGCTGCCCCGCCGGCGCCTGACAGCCCTGACCGCGAACCTGCTGCGAACTGAAGGCTGGCCCGACGAAGCCGAAGTGGACCTCTGGCTCTGCACCGACGACGAAATCCAGACTCTCAACCGGGACTATCGCAAACTGGATAAGCCCACGGACGTCCTGTCTTTCCCTCAGTACGAACCCGGTGAACGACCCGCCCCCGGCATGCCCGTGCACCTCGGAGATGTGGTTATTTCGGTGGACACCGCTCAGCGTCAGGCCGATGAGCGCGGCCAGTCCCTCGGCGCCGAGATCACGTGGCTCTTCCTGCATTCCGTACTACACCTCATCGGCTATGATGACGATACTGAAGAAGGGCTGGAACTGATGATCGCCAAAGCCACCACCCTGACTAAGATTTCCTGA
- a CDS encoding HDIG domain-containing protein, producing MLWGLVLTAVLAGLLASRIVPDKVALQPGDTAPHDIRARRSRTYVSAIATQRARQAAAGRVPRQYDNDPRAANEAGRLVSTVFNVISTEKANPRSPELSKRLAEAQQALPANVNLSPAVLKTALEASDPALEDLMNRTQQVVAQVMDSDIRSDNDSVDSARRMAQEFAAGLHLNPEATRLVSEVAKSAVRPNRILSVTATANEQDRAMRAVSPVEVSIQRDEVITRKGDIVTEQDVERYNALGLQHPGLDLPRLAGLCLFLGGVVLAASFFLRYYEPRIYKDLRLLRLLGILVIFGAAGLKAGYSFLGVPLSASQLGYLATLWIALPAMLAAVLINVDSALLISTLLAVTAGVAWEIEARYLAVALVGSLVGIYGVSRIRDRNDLMRVAATVSLTNVFLVVVLGLLYGDAHTEILIGMAWVLGTGVASALLFWLMVAILERPFGLVTHIGLLELSDMNRELLRRLQWEAPGTYHHSLGVAVLAESAAEAIGADALLARVAAYYHDIGKMRRPQYFAENQAEGNVHDNLAPTLSTIAITAHVKEGLELAKQYHLPPQVRDGINQHHGTSLVSFFYHQATGGEIHNDTLEQQFRYEGPKPQSREMAILMLADNVEAISRTVEKPTPQKIEQTIDTIIQAKLNDGQFDECDLTFRDIGGIKAAFVRTLVSMLHTRIEYPGVPGQDDAARAEGENGHRNGNGDHGTKDAPGEAAPPAPDSPDREPAAN from the coding sequence TTGTTGTGGGGCCTCGTCCTCACCGCGGTCCTCGCCGGCCTGCTCGCCTCGCGCATCGTGCCGGACAAGGTCGCACTTCAACCCGGCGACACCGCACCGCACGATATTCGCGCCCGCCGGAGCCGGACCTATGTGAGCGCTATCGCCACCCAGCGCGCCCGCCAGGCCGCCGCCGGAAGGGTGCCGCGGCAGTACGACAACGACCCCCGCGCGGCGAACGAGGCCGGGCGCCTCGTCAGTACGGTTTTCAACGTGATCTCCACCGAGAAGGCAAACCCGCGCAGCCCTGAGCTGTCCAAACGCCTCGCCGAGGCCCAGCAGGCGCTGCCCGCGAACGTCAACCTGAGCCCGGCCGTGCTGAAAACCGCGCTCGAGGCGTCGGATCCCGCGCTCGAAGACCTGATGAACCGCACCCAGCAAGTTGTCGCGCAGGTCATGGATTCCGACATTCGCAGCGACAATGACAGTGTCGATTCGGCGCGCCGGATGGCCCAGGAGTTCGCCGCCGGGCTCCACCTGAACCCGGAGGCCACCCGCCTCGTCTCCGAAGTCGCCAAGTCCGCCGTCCGCCCGAATCGAATCCTCAGCGTCACCGCCACCGCCAACGAGCAGGACCGGGCCATGCGGGCCGTCTCGCCGGTGGAAGTGTCTATACAGCGCGATGAGGTCATCACGCGCAAAGGCGACATCGTTACCGAGCAGGACGTCGAGCGGTACAACGCCCTCGGCCTCCAGCACCCCGGGCTGGATCTACCCCGCCTCGCCGGTCTTTGCCTCTTCCTCGGCGGAGTCGTTCTCGCGGCGTCGTTCTTCCTCCGATACTATGAGCCACGCATCTACAAGGATCTCCGCCTGCTCCGCCTTCTCGGCATCCTGGTCATCTTCGGCGCCGCGGGCCTGAAAGCCGGTTATTCCTTCCTGGGCGTGCCTCTCAGCGCCAGCCAGTTGGGCTACCTGGCCACGCTCTGGATAGCCCTGCCGGCGATGCTGGCAGCCGTCCTGATCAACGTCGACTCCGCGCTCCTTATCTCCACCCTGCTCGCCGTCACCGCGGGCGTCGCCTGGGAGATCGAGGCCCGCTACCTGGCGGTCGCCCTCGTCGGCTCGCTGGTCGGCATATACGGCGTCTCCCGAATCCGCGACCGCAATGACCTCATGCGCGTCGCCGCAACCGTCTCCCTCACCAACGTGTTCCTCGTGGTGGTTCTCGGGCTCCTGTACGGCGACGCCCATACCGAGATTCTCATCGGGATGGCGTGGGTGCTGGGAACCGGCGTCGCGTCCGCGCTCCTTTTCTGGCTGATGGTGGCGATCCTCGAGCGTCCCTTCGGCCTGGTCACACACATCGGACTGCTGGAATTGTCGGACATGAACCGGGAGTTGCTGCGGCGCCTCCAGTGGGAAGCTCCCGGCACCTATCACCACAGCCTGGGCGTTGCCGTCCTCGCCGAATCCGCCGCCGAAGCCATCGGCGCCGATGCCCTCCTCGCCCGTGTCGCCGCGTATTACCACGACATCGGCAAGATGAGGCGCCCGCAGTATTTCGCGGAAAACCAGGCGGAAGGAAACGTGCACGACAACCTGGCGCCAACACTTTCGACGATCGCGATCACCGCGCACGTCAAGGAAGGCCTCGAACTCGCGAAACAGTATCACCTGCCGCCGCAGGTTCGCGACGGCATCAACCAGCATCACGGCACCAGCCTCGTAAGCTTCTTCTACCACCAGGCTACCGGCGGCGAAATCCACAACGACACCCTGGAGCAGCAGTTTCGATACGAAGGGCCGAAACCTCAAAGCCGCGAAATGGCCATCCTGATGCTTGCCGACAACGTCGAAGCCATCAGCCGCACCGTTGAGAAGCCCACGCCGCAAAAGATCGAACAGACCATCGATACGATCATTCAGGCGAAACTGAACGACGGACAGTTCGACGAGTGCGACCTCACGTTCCGGGATATCGGCGGCATCAAGGCCGCGTTCGTCCGGACGCTCGTCAGCATGCTCCACACACGCATCGAATACCCTGGCGTGCCCGGACAGGATGATGCCGCGCGCGCCGAAGGCGAGAATGGACACAGGAACGGGAATGGAGATCACGGTACGAAAGACGCGCCCGGCGAGGCTGCCCCGCCGGCGCCTGACAGCCCTGACCGCGAACCTGCTGCGAACTGA
- the ftsZ gene encoding cell division protein FtsZ produces the protein MVPEQFANIKVVGVGGGGCNAVNRMVEAGVGGVEFIAMNTDYQVLNLSAAQKKIQLGENLTRGLGAGGSADVGREAADESKQDIRKALEGADMVFITAGMGGGTGTGAAPIIADIAKEIGAISVAVVTKPFSFEGPRRAMTSEQGVDELKARVDTIITIPNDKLLTVAEKRATLKDAFRMADDILRQGVQGVSDIITVPGLINVDFADVKAIMQNAGSAMMGIGEAEGEQRAVAAATAAISSPLLEQAIQGARGVLMNITAGPDLTLNEVYEAAEIIHSITDKNDAIVMFGTVLDERLSGKVRITVLATGFDGRGPYQTPAASYSNRLTTPSYVPTSVQAAAAQSPAYAAQPAPQAAPAPAAVATEPRKTEEAPRTMPADNELDIPAFLRRR, from the coding sequence GTGGTTCCTGAGCAGTTTGCCAACATCAAGGTGGTGGGCGTGGGCGGTGGCGGTTGCAACGCGGTGAACCGCATGGTGGAAGCCGGCGTCGGTGGCGTCGAGTTTATCGCTATGAACACCGACTACCAGGTGCTTAACCTCTCCGCGGCGCAGAAGAAGATCCAGTTGGGCGAAAACCTCACCCGCGGATTGGGCGCCGGCGGAAGCGCCGACGTCGGCCGGGAAGCGGCCGACGAAAGCAAGCAGGACATCCGCAAGGCCCTCGAAGGCGCGGACATGGTCTTCATCACCGCCGGTATGGGTGGCGGAACCGGCACCGGCGCCGCGCCCATCATCGCGGACATCGCCAAGGAAATCGGCGCCATCAGCGTCGCGGTGGTCACCAAGCCCTTCTCGTTCGAAGGCCCGCGCCGCGCGATGACCTCCGAGCAGGGCGTGGATGAACTCAAGGCCCGCGTGGACACCATCATCACCATCCCCAACGATAAACTGCTCACCGTCGCCGAGAAGCGCGCCACGCTCAAGGACGCCTTCCGCATGGCGGACGATATCCTCCGCCAGGGCGTGCAGGGTGTCTCGGACATCATCACCGTCCCCGGCCTCATCAACGTGGACTTCGCGGACGTGAAGGCCATCATGCAGAACGCCGGCAGCGCGATGATGGGCATTGGCGAGGCCGAGGGCGAACAGCGAGCCGTCGCCGCCGCCACCGCCGCCATCAGCAGCCCGCTCCTCGAACAGGCCATCCAGGGCGCACGAGGCGTTCTGATGAACATCACCGCCGGCCCGGACCTCACCCTCAACGAGGTCTACGAAGCCGCCGAGATCATCCACAGCATCACGGACAAGAACGACGCCATCGTCATGTTCGGCACCGTTCTGGACGAGCGCCTGTCCGGCAAGGTCCGCATTACCGTGCTCGCCACGGGCTTTGACGGCCGCGGACCCTACCAGACGCCCGCCGCTTCGTACTCCAACCGCCTGACCACGCCAAGCTACGTGCCCACATCCGTACAGGCCGCCGCCGCCCAGAGCCCCGCCTACGCCGCCCAGCCGGCCCCACAGGCTGCGCCCGCTCCGGCCGCCGTCGCCACCGAACCGCGCAAAACCGAGGAAGCCCCGCGCACGATGCCCGCCGACAACGAGCTGGACATCCCCGCTTTCCTCCGCCGACGCTAG
- a CDS encoding lysophospholipid acyltransferase family protein: MQVAIVHNFCKRVLAVVTRTMGPIHIYGMENVPAEGPVIIASNHQSYLDPIVIALPFKRPMQAIAKKYLFKIPVFAQIIDLMGAFPVDPRSGLRGAIRASLEVLEKGRPLLIFVEGKRTRGVFEPPQAGVAMIARKSGAPVIPTLVTGTHKAFSPDHPGFHRSHFTVTFGKPMYFCSDEKRPDLDADARSVMAAIAALRAETPDAWPELHEEDLPPERA; the protein is encoded by the coding sequence ATGCAAGTAGCCATCGTTCACAACTTCTGCAAACGGGTTCTCGCCGTCGTCACCCGCACGATGGGCCCCATCCATATCTACGGAATGGAGAACGTCCCTGCCGAAGGCCCCGTCATCATCGCCTCCAATCACCAGAGCTACCTCGATCCAATCGTCATCGCCCTGCCGTTCAAACGCCCGATGCAGGCGATCGCCAAGAAATACCTCTTCAAGATCCCTGTCTTCGCCCAGATCATCGACCTTATGGGCGCGTTTCCGGTTGATCCGAGATCCGGATTGCGCGGCGCCATCCGCGCCTCGCTGGAAGTCCTGGAGAAGGGCCGCCCGCTCCTCATCTTCGTGGAGGGAAAGAGGACCCGCGGCGTCTTCGAACCACCGCAGGCCGGAGTGGCCATGATCGCCCGAAAATCCGGCGCGCCGGTGATCCCGACCCTCGTCACCGGAACGCACAAAGCTTTCAGCCCCGACCACCCGGGGTTCCACCGCAGCCACTTCACCGTGACCTTCGGCAAACCGATGTATTTCTGCTCGGACGAGAAGCGCCCCGACCTGGATGCGGACGCCCGCTCCGTGATGGCCGCCATCGCCGCCCTCCGCGCCGAAACCCCCGACGCCTGGCCCGAACTCCACGAAGAAGACCTGCCGCCGGAACGCGCTTAA
- the cmk gene encoding (d)CMP kinase — translation MNDPTVDGDGGEGATGRRSASGTRPPVPATRHPELRPPRQIAIDGPAGAGKSTVAKGAAVALGFTYVDTGAMYRAIALKVRRASCPESGWGALTEKAVISFRRGPDGQRTILDGEDVEDAIRAPEISDWSSRVSADPRVRTALTAQMKRIAETADVVMEGRDIGSVVLPHATLKVFLNAPAGERARRRTAELIARGKEADYDKVLADILERDERDCTRADAPLTLAADAVEVDTGGLSADEVVRKIVGLAEERGCK, via the coding sequence ATGAATGATCCGACGGTGGATGGAGACGGAGGCGAGGGCGCGACGGGGCGAAGGAGTGCTTCCGGCACCCGCCCCCCGGTACCCGCCACCCGGCACCCGGAACTCCGCCCCCCTCGCCAGATCGCCATCGACGGCCCCGCCGGGGCCGGAAAGAGCACGGTGGCGAAGGGCGCTGCCGTGGCGCTAGGTTTTACATACGTCGATACCGGCGCAATGTACCGCGCCATCGCCCTGAAAGTCCGCCGGGCCTCGTGTCCCGAGTCCGGATGGGGCGCCCTCACCGAGAAAGCCGTAATCAGCTTCCGTCGCGGGCCGGACGGGCAGCGGACCATCCTCGACGGCGAGGACGTTGAAGACGCCATACGAGCCCCTGAAATCAGCGACTGGTCGAGCCGCGTTTCCGCCGATCCGCGCGTCCGAACGGCCCTCACAGCGCAGATGAAGCGAATCGCCGAAACGGCGGACGTGGTCATGGAGGGACGGGATATCGGAAGCGTCGTCCTGCCGCACGCCACGCTCAAGGTCTTCCTGAACGCTCCCGCCGGCGAACGCGCCCGCCGCCGTACGGCCGAACTTATTGCCCGTGGCAAGGAAGCGGACTATGATAAAGTGTTGGCTGACATTCTCGAGCGCGACGAGCGCGATTGCACCCGGGCGGATGCCCCGCTGACCCTCGCCGCCGACGCCGTGGAAGTGGATACCGGAGGCCTTTCCGCGGACGAAGTCGTCCGGAAAATCGTCGGCCTCGCCGAGGAGCGCGGATGCAAGTAG
- a CDS encoding tetratricopeptide repeat protein — MNQDQTKKKREPDINDRKRWGDALAEDGFVDEAIKHYRQAVRMDARDAEAQTRLGDAYILSDDSERALKAYRAALKSDGTHAESFLGVGDIFKQHGRLRAAAGQYQRAVRCRPNNPYVRFKLADIYRQMGRWDECVVQVEAAIKIKPRLAFYHFWLGSLYSDLGQWDLAVRSMQAAVACQPDDDYYQVRLGALYIVLGRAADALPTLREAIRLQPRKAFYHCLLGDAYRALGDIAEAARHDQLAGALDDYDEVVLSMTRAGYE; from the coding sequence GTGAACCAGGACCAGACAAAGAAGAAACGGGAACCGGACATCAACGACCGCAAGCGCTGGGGCGATGCCCTGGCCGAAGACGGTTTCGTGGACGAGGCCATCAAGCACTACCGCCAGGCAGTGAGGATGGATGCGCGCGACGCCGAAGCCCAAACCCGCCTCGGCGATGCCTACATCCTGTCCGATGACTCGGAGCGCGCCCTGAAGGCATATCGTGCCGCCCTCAAGTCCGACGGAACGCACGCGGAGTCATTCCTGGGCGTCGGCGACATCTTCAAGCAGCACGGCCGCCTCCGCGCCGCCGCCGGGCAATACCAGCGCGCGGTGCGCTGCCGCCCCAACAATCCGTACGTCCGCTTCAAACTCGCGGATATCTACCGCCAGATGGGGCGCTGGGACGAATGCGTCGTCCAGGTCGAGGCCGCAATCAAAATCAAACCGCGCCTCGCGTTCTACCATTTCTGGCTCGGAAGCCTCTACAGCGATCTGGGACAATGGGACCTCGCCGTGCGGTCGATGCAGGCTGCCGTCGCGTGCCAGCCGGACGATGATTACTACCAGGTACGCCTGGGCGCGCTGTATATCGTCCTTGGCCGCGCCGCCGACGCACTGCCCACGCTGCGGGAGGCCATTCGGCTTCAACCCCGGAAGGCATTCTACCATTGCCTCCTCGGCGACGCTTACCGCGCGCTCGGTGATATCGCCGAAGCCGCCCGGCACGACCAACTCGCCGGCGCGCTCGATGATTACGACGAGGTCGTGCTTTCGATGACAAGGGCCGGCTATGAATGA
- a CDS encoding YcxB family protein produces MDRTFCVTYSPQLVRSATGHFWRRRGGARDLLIGSVLTATFVTYAIITGDRSTSTVILTALFGINTVIPVLRYHVYLSGATEKLRKMGSPEAYVQIIDDYIAVRAASGAAELPWTSIEHVWSFPDVWLIFIGRDNYFTLPAAPMDEEAKAFIRQMVTDHGGKFR; encoded by the coding sequence ATGGATCGCACGTTTTGTGTCACATACTCGCCTCAACTGGTACGTTCCGCAACCGGACACTTCTGGCGACGCAGAGGTGGCGCGCGCGACCTCCTCATCGGCTCAGTACTGACCGCCACCTTCGTAACCTACGCGATTATTACTGGCGACCGTTCAACATCGACAGTGATATTGACGGCGCTGTTTGGCATCAACACAGTGATTCCGGTCCTACGATACCACGTGTATCTCTCCGGCGCAACCGAGAAGCTTCGCAAGATGGGCTCGCCCGAGGCGTACGTACAGATCATCGACGACTATATCGCGGTGCGTGCCGCTAGCGGCGCAGCCGAACTCCCATGGACCTCCATCGAGCACGTCTGGTCCTTCCCGGACGTATGGCTTATCTTCATCGGGAGAGACAACTATTTCACGCTGCCCGCCGCCCCGATGGACGAGGAGGCCAAGGCTTTCATCCGGCAAATGGTCACCGATCACGGCGGCAAGTTCCGTTGA
- the aroQ gene encoding type II 3-dehydroquinate dehydratase produces MTRRVLVLHGPNLNRLGQRETAIYGTETLDTINERISALAHELECDVRFYQSNSEGALIDAIQGAIGWMDALIINAGAYTHYSYALRDAIADARVPTIEVHLSNIQAREAFRHESVISPVATGLICGLGSDSYLLALRAVRSIIDTQ; encoded by the coding sequence ATGACCCGAAGAGTTCTCGTTCTTCACGGCCCGAACCTCAACCGGCTCGGGCAGCGCGAGACGGCAATATACGGCACGGAAACGCTTGACACCATCAACGAGCGTATCTCCGCTCTCGCGCATGAGCTGGAATGTGATGTCCGCTTCTACCAGTCCAATTCGGAAGGAGCGCTCATAGACGCAATCCAGGGCGCCATCGGCTGGATGGATGCACTTATCATCAACGCCGGCGCGTACACCCATTATTCCTACGCCCTGCGCGACGCCATCGCGGATGCGCGTGTTCCGACGATCGAGGTGCATCTCTCCAACATCCAGGCCCGCGAGGCATTCCGGCACGAATCCGTGATTTCCCCCGTGGCGACCGGACTCATCTGCGGCCTCGGCTCGGACTCCTATCTGCTCGCGCTCAGGGCCGTTCGCTCCATCATTGACACGCAATAG
- a CDS encoding Xaa-Pro peptidase family protein, with amino-acid sequence MNTRLNALRAKFDSAGIDALYVSNIVNVRYLTGFTGSTAMLFVTRDNAFTYVDSRYWLQAESQVTGAEVVRCGVAVTNEALESVAALPVERLGYEAGNLTVSALDKLSAKLPDMQLVKTDGLVEGLRLVKDASEVAAVQAACALTDALFEEILGFIKPGVREVDIALELEYRMRKRGAQEVGFASIIASGANGAKPHAGASDKAVESGDLLTMDFGARLNGYNSDITRTVAVGAISDEQRAVYGVVLKAQETAVAALRPGVSCVEADKVARDIIAEAGYGENFGHGLGHSLGLDVHDGARLSPLADPESVVQAGEIWTIEPGIYIPGWCGVRIEDDVLVTEDGPVLLTHAPKGLIVL; translated from the coding sequence ATGAACACAAGACTCAACGCGCTCCGCGCGAAATTCGATAGCGCCGGCATTGACGCCCTCTACGTTTCCAACATCGTGAACGTTCGGTATCTCACCGGCTTCACGGGCAGTACCGCCATGCTCTTCGTTACCCGTGACAACGCCTTCACCTACGTGGATTCCCGGTACTGGCTGCAAGCCGAATCCCAGGTAACCGGGGCCGAGGTTGTCCGATGCGGAGTCGCTGTTACGAACGAGGCGCTGGAATCGGTCGCCGCCCTCCCCGTTGAGCGGCTGGGATATGAAGCCGGCAACCTCACGGTGTCCGCGCTCGACAAGCTTTCCGCCAAACTGCCCGACATGCAGCTCGTGAAGACCGACGGCCTGGTGGAAGGCCTGCGCCTCGTGAAGGACGCTTCGGAGGTGGCCGCCGTCCAGGCCGCTTGCGCTCTCACCGATGCCCTCTTTGAAGAAATCCTTGGCTTCATCAAACCCGGCGTCCGCGAGGTAGATATCGCCCTGGAACTCGAGTACCGTATGCGGAAGCGCGGCGCTCAGGAGGTGGGCTTCGCCAGCATCATCGCGAGCGGAGCGAACGGCGCCAAACCGCACGCCGGCGCGTCGGACAAGGCGGTCGAAAGCGGGGACTTGCTCACCATGGATTTCGGCGCGCGCCTCAACGGGTACAACTCGGACATCACGCGGACGGTCGCCGTCGGCGCCATTTCGGACGAACAGCGCGCCGTCTACGGCGTGGTCCTGAAGGCGCAGGAAACGGCGGTCGCGGCCCTGCGCCCGGGCGTCAGCTGCGTGGAGGCGGACAAGGTCGCCCGGGACATCATCGCCGAAGCCGGCTACGGGGAGAACTTCGGGCACGGTCTGGGCCATTCCCTGGGCCTTGACGTGCACGATGGCGCCCGCCTTTCGCCGCTGGCGGACCCGGAGTCCGTCGTCCAGGCCGGCGAGATCTGGACCATCGAGCCGGGCATCTACATCCCCGGCTGGTGCGGAGTGCGCATCGAAGACGACGTGCTCGTTACCGAGGATGGCCCGGTTCTCCTCACCCATGCGCCCAAAGGACTGATCGTTCTCTAG